From a region of the Salinispira pacifica genome:
- a CDS encoding glycoside hydrolase family 43 protein produces the protein MSQNSELLIQNPVLTGFHPDPSICRVGDDFYIANSSFEYYPGVPIHHSKNLQDWKLIGYALTRESQLMMRGNPKSGGIWAPALSHDGEKFHLIFTDVKDWAGAATSAGGTEGFKDVHNYLVTAENINGPWSDPVFLNSSGFDPSMFHDDDGRKYLVNVLWDYRPGKHSFAGIVLQEYSPWEKKMVGPIRNIFRGSSLKLTEAPHLYKRGEFYYLVTAEGGTSYSHAVTVARSKKLEGPYDLHPRQHLLTSVADIDEFRKRESLGSFADLKPALHSGLQKAGHGSIVPWTDDVWVLAHLCGRPVDDSGQCPLGRETAIQRVIWKNDQWPYVEETGAPVTTAFPARDGVKPATVKRDEHWREDFEESAWDLKLNTLRKPAGEDFDLSSRPGWLRLQGRESMMSRFDQSILVRRVQHFHWSAETCVEFQPSSFQQMAGLIVRYDETCQSILRISDQDGARRLGIINFDLNRIDLPLGDQEKDLKPGPVWLGVDTRGRSMRFRYRQDGEAWKHIGPEIDAGILSDDYVHPMGFTGTYVGIGSFDVSGQRLSADFDYLEYSGSERPHGERL, from the coding sequence ATGAGCCAAAACAGCGAACTGCTAATTCAAAACCCCGTTCTCACAGGATTCCACCCTGATCCATCCATCTGCCGGGTCGGCGACGACTTTTATATTGCCAACAGCAGTTTTGAATACTATCCGGGAGTTCCCATTCACCACAGCAAAAACCTTCAGGACTGGAAGCTCATAGGTTACGCTCTGACCCGGGAAAGCCAGTTGATGATGCGGGGAAATCCCAAATCCGGGGGGATCTGGGCTCCAGCATTGAGCCATGACGGGGAGAAATTCCATCTGATATTTACCGATGTGAAGGACTGGGCAGGAGCTGCCACCAGTGCGGGGGGGACCGAGGGGTTCAAGGACGTTCATAATTATCTGGTTACTGCTGAAAATATTAACGGCCCCTGGAGCGACCCTGTGTTTTTGAACTCATCGGGGTTTGATCCGTCAATGTTTCATGACGATGACGGGCGAAAGTATCTTGTGAATGTACTGTGGGACTACCGTCCCGGGAAACACAGTTTTGCCGGCATCGTTTTGCAGGAATACAGCCCTTGGGAAAAAAAGATGGTCGGTCCCATACGCAATATATTTCGGGGCAGTTCCCTGAAGCTCACCGAAGCACCCCACCTGTATAAACGGGGAGAATTCTATTATCTGGTAACGGCCGAAGGGGGTACCTCATACAGCCATGCAGTTACAGTGGCCCGGAGCAAGAAACTGGAAGGTCCCTATGATTTGCACCCCCGGCAGCATCTGTTGACTTCAGTTGCAGATATCGATGAATTCCGGAAACGGGAATCCCTCGGCAGCTTTGCCGATCTGAAACCGGCACTTCACTCCGGGCTGCAGAAGGCAGGGCATGGAAGCATAGTGCCCTGGACTGACGATGTATGGGTGCTGGCGCATCTGTGCGGGCGTCCGGTGGACGACAGCGGCCAATGTCCTCTGGGCAGAGAGACTGCCATTCAGCGGGTAATCTGGAAGAATGATCAATGGCCTTACGTGGAAGAGACCGGAGCCCCTGTTACAACTGCCTTTCCCGCACGGGACGGAGTAAAGCCCGCAACCGTGAAGCGGGATGAGCACTGGCGTGAGGATTTTGAAGAATCAGCATGGGACCTGAAGCTGAACACTCTTCGCAAGCCTGCCGGGGAAGACTTCGACCTGTCATCCCGTCCCGGCTGGCTGCGTCTGCAGGGTAGAGAATCCATGATGAGCCGCTTTGATCAAAGCATTCTGGTGCGAAGAGTGCAGCACTTTCACTGGTCTGCTGAAACCTGCGTGGAGTTCCAACCTTCCAGTTTTCAGCAGATGGCGGGTCTCATTGTCCGCTATGATGAAACCTGTCAGAGTATTCTCCGTATCAGTGATCAGGATGGTGCCCGGCGGCTGGGAATTATCAATTTCGATTTGAACCGAATCGATCTGCCTCTGGGTGATCAGGAGAAAGACCTTAAACCCGGACCTGTCTGGCTCGGGGTAGATACCCGGGGCAGGTCTATGCGTTTCCGCTATCGTCAGGATGGTGAGGCCTGGAAGCACATCGGGCCTGAAATTGATGCCGGAATACTCAGCGACGACTATGTTCACCCCATGGGCTTTACCGGAACATATGTGGGTATCGGAAGTTTTGATGTCTCCGGTCAACGGCTGTCTGCGGATTTCGATTATCTGGAATACTCCGGTTCGGAGCGTCCTCATGGGGAACGGCTATGA
- a CDS encoding carbohydrate ABC transporter permease: protein MIYRQSRVEKIILYAFLVFMAILSIVPFYMMIINSTHTNVEISQRVWFTPGSALLENYQIIQDKVNIWQGFIASLIITVPSVVLAAIFSTMTAYGFAKFQFRGKEVLFWIILGTMMVPQQLGLIGYYDLLSKIGMIDSYLPLIIPTAAHAAMVFFIRAYIESSISDSLIEAAIIDGGGEWYIFRRIIFPLAMPSIATMSIFTFIQKWNDLLTPLVLLNSAKKFPMPVVVSNIRGLYESNFGAIYLGVTISIIPIIIVVIIFSRSIIKGLTVGAIKG, encoded by the coding sequence ATGATCTATCGACAATCCCGGGTGGAAAAGATCATTCTCTATGCATTCCTGGTATTCATGGCAATTCTCTCCATAGTTCCGTTTTATATGATGATCATCAACTCCACCCATACCAATGTGGAAATCTCCCAGCGAGTGTGGTTTACCCCCGGTTCAGCTCTGCTGGAAAACTATCAAATAATCCAGGACAAGGTGAATATTTGGCAGGGGTTTATTGCCAGTCTGATTATCACCGTTCCCTCGGTGGTGCTTGCTGCAATCTTCTCCACGATGACTGCATACGGATTTGCAAAGTTCCAATTCAGGGGCAAGGAAGTGCTGTTCTGGATCATTCTTGGCACCATGATGGTTCCCCAGCAATTGGGCCTGATCGGGTATTATGATCTGCTCAGTAAAATCGGAATGATTGACAGCTATCTGCCGCTGATCATCCCCACGGCGGCCCATGCCGCCATGGTGTTTTTCATCCGGGCCTACATAGAATCATCGATTTCCGATTCACTCATCGAGGCGGCAATCATCGATGGAGGAGGAGAATGGTATATTTTCCGCCGGATCATATTTCCCCTTGCCATGCCCTCCATTGCCACAATGTCGATCTTTACGTTTATTCAGAAGTGGAATGACCTGCTTACTCCACTGGTGCTGCTTAACTCGGCGAAAAAATTTCCCATGCCGGTGGTGGTATCGAATATTCGGGGGTTGTACGAATCAAATTTCGGAGCCATATATCTGGGGGTAACCATATCTATTATACCAATCATCATCGTGGTCATCATCTTCAGCCGGTCAATAATCAAAGGATTGACCGTCGGAGCGATCAAGGGCTGA
- a CDS encoding carbohydrate ABC transporter permease, producing MNVSKSTVQGRSRKRFFSNRNNKGYLFILPFFLIMLTFQLYPLLYTLNLSFTSPVNLFENEYVGLANYQRLFTNPIFFRSIFNTWFIWLMNFIPQLVFALLLAVILYEWKVKGKDVFGTLYFLPNLVTAASIGVLFAVLLDWQNGTLNHILLSMGVVEEPIYWLQKKTVTQATVSFIQWWQWFGYTMIIFMAGLSSISEELYEAAYIDGATRFQVFFRITFPLLRPIMLYVLITSLIGGLQIFDIPRVLTDGRGGPDNALTTMVLYLYNQAFKNFNVGYAASVAYTLFFMILFFSIFTFRFMSGKKRSKGGSL from the coding sequence ATGAATGTTTCTAAAAGCACCGTCCAAGGACGCAGCAGGAAACGCTTTTTTTCCAATCGGAATAACAAGGGATACCTGTTTATCCTGCCGTTTTTCCTGATTATGCTGACATTTCAGCTTTATCCTCTGCTGTACACCCTGAATTTAAGCTTTACCTCTCCTGTCAATTTATTTGAAAATGAATATGTGGGTCTGGCCAACTACCAGCGACTTTTTACAAATCCCATCTTTTTCCGGTCGATCTTCAATACCTGGTTTATCTGGCTGATGAACTTCATCCCTCAGCTGGTCTTCGCTCTCCTGCTGGCGGTGATCCTTTATGAATGGAAAGTGAAAGGGAAAGATGTCTTTGGTACCTTATATTTTTTGCCCAACCTTGTAACCGCGGCATCCATCGGTGTGCTCTTCGCCGTCCTGCTTGACTGGCAGAACGGTACCCTGAATCACATCCTCTTGAGCATGGGGGTGGTTGAAGAACCGATCTACTGGCTGCAAAAAAAGACAGTCACTCAGGCCACAGTATCCTTCATCCAATGGTGGCAATGGTTTGGATATACCATGATAATCTTCATGGCAGGTTTGAGTTCTATTTCTGAAGAGTTATACGAAGCTGCATATATCGATGGGGCCACCCGATTCCAGGTGTTCTTTCGAATTACATTTCCGCTGCTTCGGCCGATTATGCTCTATGTGCTGATTACATCGCTCATCGGTGGCCTGCAGATTTTTGATATCCCCAGAGTGCTGACCGATGGCCGCGGCGGGCCGGACAATGCCCTCACAACCATGGTGCTCTACCTGTATAATCAGGCTTTCAAGAACTTCAATGTGGGCTATGCTGCCTCAGTGGCATACACCCTCTTTTTTATGATTCTGTTTTTCTCAATTTTTACCTTCCGCTTTATGTCCGGGAAAAAACGATCCAAAGGTGGTTCCTTATGA
- a CDS encoding ABC transporter substrate-binding protein, with protein sequence MSFKTKVLGILTVVLLIFSVIPLAAEGEQEQNVSANPEEMTGKITVWSFTDEVGGMIEHFNAEYPGIEVEFVVIPNDDEVYLNKMITTMRSRDSVPDVFTGEAAYFRQFVEAGFWEPISDAPYNAEELVDDLVPYVVDLSRNDDGDITALSWQATPGAMFYRRSTAEQVLGTDDPDTVSEYTSDINKYYELGEMIRDEYDGEKYLVAGFSDMSEFIFNQRSEPYVQDGVLTIPPSLVEYMDLAKEMRENGIEGGIGTWTPAWFSGMADASVFSYILPTWGLHYVLKPNAEPEANAGEAEFSGDWGLAVPPAPYNWGGTWIGVSRFSENKDLAWQFVKYVGSNPEFAKAWAEETGDFVGNLTVVEEIKDDFAEPFLGGQNHYEYFYNEVQKIDVSRVGPWDFQIQNAWGDQVELYANGEKTRQEAFDGFTAAMADILPDVEVVIEE encoded by the coding sequence ATGTCGTTTAAGACAAAAGTGCTCGGTATTTTGACGGTTGTTTTGCTGATTTTTTCAGTAATTCCTCTTGCTGCTGAGGGCGAACAGGAGCAAAACGTTTCTGCAAATCCTGAAGAGATGACCGGAAAAATTACCGTATGGTCGTTCACCGATGAAGTTGGAGGAATGATTGAACATTTCAATGCCGAATATCCCGGTATTGAAGTTGAATTTGTGGTAATTCCCAACGATGATGAGGTGTATCTCAACAAGATGATTACCACGATGCGCTCCAGAGACTCTGTACCTGATGTATTCACCGGTGAGGCTGCATATTTTCGTCAATTTGTGGAAGCAGGCTTTTGGGAGCCCATTTCCGATGCTCCCTACAATGCCGAAGAACTGGTAGATGATTTGGTGCCGTACGTTGTGGATCTGAGCAGGAATGACGATGGAGATATTACCGCATTGTCATGGCAGGCAACTCCCGGAGCCATGTTCTATCGCCGCAGTACTGCCGAACAAGTCCTTGGAACAGATGACCCGGACACTGTTTCCGAATACACCAGTGATATTAACAAGTATTACGAACTTGGGGAAATGATTCGCGACGAATATGACGGAGAGAAATATCTGGTTGCGGGCTTCTCCGATATGTCTGAATTCATATTTAATCAACGCAGTGAACCGTACGTTCAAGACGGAGTCCTGACCATTCCTCCTTCACTGGTAGAGTATATGGATCTTGCCAAAGAAATGCGCGAAAACGGAATAGAGGGAGGCATTGGAACCTGGACACCGGCATGGTTCTCCGGAATGGCCGATGCCTCGGTTTTCTCCTATATTCTCCCCACCTGGGGGCTCCATTATGTGCTGAAACCCAATGCAGAACCGGAAGCCAATGCGGGTGAAGCCGAATTCTCCGGGGACTGGGGATTGGCAGTACCTCCGGCACCGTATAATTGGGGCGGAACATGGATTGGTGTAAGCCGTTTTAGTGAGAACAAAGATCTGGCCTGGCAGTTTGTCAAATATGTGGGTTCCAATCCGGAATTTGCAAAAGCCTGGGCAGAGGAAACCGGTGACTTTGTGGGAAATCTCACGGTAGTAGAAGAAATAAAGGATGATTTTGCCGAACCATTCCTGGGCGGACAAAACCACTATGAATATTTCTATAATGAAGTCCAGAAAATTGACGTAAGCCGTGTCGGCCCCTGGGACTTCCAGATCCAAAATGCCTGGGGTGACCAGGTTGAACTGTACGCCAACGGCGAGAAAACCCGACAGGAAGCCTTCGATGGTTTTACGGCGGCGATGGCGGATATCCTTCCCGATGTGGAAGTGGTTATCGAAGAATAG
- a CDS encoding GntR family transcriptional regulator, translating to MKPKSGPIYLQIAERLLSFFGQERYVKGDRLPTEYQLMDMFSVSRTTIRKALDILEARELISRTPGRGTFYSGKALFESQTPESKTLGLVNYFFMDYIYTEIIRGIEDEAERAGYSLIIANSNRNEERQLESIQRLIDQRVAGLIIEPRRNLQLNEKDPLAEEIIKNASIPIVTTHWGIKAKSLSTVTLDDVYAGKVAGEYLLSRGHRNLAYIYKEDIQSGYDRLQGFRQAVENAGLCLGPDRLYPFNDDDEAKNNLQGYLLTLEALADPANRPSAIFYFNDNLAVQGYRAIAELGLRIPEDISVLGFDDHSTASIVSPALTTFEHPKYDLGRWVAKILIDEIEYKATALPIKLIFEPKLIERGSVHTISNGKT from the coding sequence ATGAAACCAAAAAGCGGTCCCATTTACTTACAAATCGCCGAACGTCTGCTTTCCTTTTTTGGACAGGAGAGGTATGTCAAAGGAGACAGGCTGCCCACCGAGTATCAGCTGATGGATATGTTCAGCGTAAGCCGCACCACAATCCGAAAGGCTCTGGACATACTGGAAGCACGGGAACTCATTTCCCGTACTCCGGGCAGGGGAACGTTTTACAGCGGGAAAGCTCTCTTCGAAAGCCAGACTCCGGAAAGTAAGACTCTGGGTCTGGTGAATTATTTTTTCATGGATTATATCTACACAGAGATTATCAGAGGAATCGAAGATGAAGCCGAACGGGCGGGGTATTCCCTGATAATCGCAAACAGCAACCGAAACGAAGAACGGCAACTGGAGTCCATTCAACGGCTGATAGATCAGCGGGTGGCAGGTCTGATAATAGAACCCAGAAGAAACCTGCAGCTGAATGAAAAGGATCCCCTGGCGGAGGAGATAATTAAGAATGCATCAATCCCCATAGTTACCACCCACTGGGGGATCAAAGCGAAAAGTCTCAGCACCGTCACCCTGGATGACGTGTATGCTGGAAAAGTTGCAGGGGAGTATCTTCTGTCCCGGGGACACCGCAATCTGGCATACATTTACAAAGAGGATATTCAGTCAGGGTATGACCGTTTGCAGGGATTTCGTCAGGCCGTGGAAAATGCAGGACTCTGCCTGGGCCCCGACCGTCTCTACCCCTTTAATGACGACGATGAGGCAAAAAACAATTTACAGGGCTACCTGCTCACCTTAGAAGCTCTTGCTGATCCCGCAAACCGCCCCAGCGCAATTTTCTATTTCAACGACAATCTGGCCGTCCAGGGATACCGGGCAATTGCCGAGCTGGGGCTTCGCATTCCGGAAGATATTTCCGTGCTGGGTTTCGACGACCACAGCACAGCATCTATCGTGTCGCCGGCCCTCACCACCTTTGAACATCCCAAGTATGACCTGGGACGCTGGGTGGCAAAAATCCTTATTGACGAAATCGAATACAAAGCCACAGCCTTGCCCATTAAGCTGATTTTCGAGCCCAAGCTCATTGAGCGGGGCTCGGTACATACAATTTCTAACGGGAAAACATAA